Part of the Sulfuricella denitrificans skB26 genome is shown below.
CTGGCCAGCGGCATCGATTTCGCCCAGCCGCGCCTGCCCCGCCACAAAACCAGGCTACTGGCGCTGGGACTGCTGCTTGCGGGCGGCACCGGCGCGGCGAGCTGGCTGTTCGGCCGACCCTTCCTTACCAGCGCCCACGGCCATTTCACCCTGCCGCTGATTGGAGAGATCGAACTGGCCTCGGCCATGGTGTTCGACCTGGGCGTGTACATCGTGGTCGTGACCGTGGTGCTGATGGTGCTGGCACAGTTGGGCCGTCTGTCGCGCCACGGCTGTCCTGAAAATTTTGGAGAAGCCGCCTGATGGAAACCGTTGTCGCCATTGCCATCGGCGTACTCACCGCCTGCGGGGTGTTCCTGATTCTGCGTGCACGCACCTTCCCGGTCGTACTGGGCCTGACCTTGCTGTCCTACGCGGTGAATCTGTTTCTCTTCGCCAGCGGACGGCTGAGGCTGGATGCACCGCCCCTGATAAGGGCCGGCGCCGCCTACACCGACCCGCTACCCCAGGCTCTGGTGCTGACCGCCATCGTTATCGGTTTCGGCATGACCGCCTACCTGCTGATGCTGGCGCTGCGCGCGCTGGCTGAAACCGGCGATGACCATGTGGATGGACGGTTGAAACCATGAACGCTCATGCCGCCATCCTCCCCATCCTGATTCCCTTTGCTGCCGCGCTGCTGCAACTGGCGGGCGGCCGCCGCGGGCTGCCTTTCCAGCGCAACGTCGGGCTGGGCGCGGCACTGCTCGGCATCATCGCAACCGCCTGGCTGGTGCAACTGGCCGATGCTGGCGCCATGCTGGTTTATGCCCTGGGAAACTGGACGGCACCTTTCGGCATCGTGCTGGCGGTAGACCGCCTAGCCGCCGGCATGTCCCTGCTCACCGCGCTGCTGGCAGGCGCATCCCTGCTCTATGCCAGCGGTGGTTTCGACAGCCGGGGCCGCCA
Proteins encoded:
- a CDS encoding Na+/H+ antiporter subunit C; translation: METVVAIAIGVLTACGVFLILRARTFPVVLGLTLLSYAVNLFLFASGRLRLDAPPLIRAGAAYTDPLPQALVLTAIVIGFGMTAYLLMLALRALAETGDDHVDGRLKP